From a region of the Armatimonas rosea genome:
- a CDS encoding GAF domain-containing protein: MNLDAIPLRQITLLSHAAVANWTAHELLEHYILEATKATGATRGFIALAEAEAGGLVLLATAGAGWTDEARQNRLSEKDRTSTITSLVAQTGAPVRVADAPHDVEGYASFFPGIRSVLAVPLSLERDERVRGVLNLESDRIGAFTEEHEAFVQTVADLAALRLSMDDLREREAALVQIGKELSGSPDLDAMLDRVVAITSQVLRAEECSLYFLDQASQKLTLAATRGKGVRPARKEYELGAGQTGTVAATGGVVRDLDEMRAFLGVPIPSVAGTVGVLRVIRKESSSPWFPNDFTDVEEEALLTIAAQVGAAMDNARLFARLMQSERMASWGEMSAQSSHIIGNRVFVIKGNLNELEYVLQNGGEVRPLVEGMKQGLYRLEEILAEFRDFVMAGNLAPTPGDLNELTQVALGETFPKRGSVVLEALYSPEALPILADGAKLKRALSELIENAVTFMEAQGGGTLTVTTRKSGRREPLPNRMSLPRGDYALLTFRDTGPGVPEPEKEKIFRPFITSRARGMGLGLAIVKGIIEAHHGGIVETGAHGQGACFEIALPLKKGGK; encoded by the coding sequence ATGAACTTGGATGCCATCCCTCTGCGACAGATCACGCTTCTCTCCCATGCGGCCGTTGCGAACTGGACCGCGCACGAGCTCCTGGAGCACTATATTCTGGAGGCAACCAAGGCGACCGGCGCGACCCGTGGGTTTATCGCGCTGGCCGAGGCGGAGGCGGGCGGGCTGGTCTTGCTGGCGACCGCGGGCGCGGGCTGGACCGACGAAGCCCGGCAGAACCGGCTCTCGGAGAAGGACCGCACCAGCACGATCACGTCGCTGGTGGCACAGACCGGCGCTCCCGTGCGGGTCGCCGATGCGCCCCACGATGTCGAGGGGTACGCGTCGTTCTTTCCCGGGATTCGCTCGGTGCTGGCCGTGCCGCTCTCGCTGGAGCGCGACGAGCGCGTGCGGGGGGTGCTCAACCTGGAGTCCGATCGGATCGGGGCCTTCACCGAGGAGCACGAGGCCTTTGTGCAGACCGTCGCCGATCTAGCGGCCCTGCGGCTCTCCATGGACGATCTCCGGGAGCGCGAGGCGGCGCTGGTGCAGATCGGCAAGGAGCTCTCGGGCTCACCGGACCTGGACGCCATGCTCGATAGGGTCGTGGCGATCACGAGCCAGGTACTCCGCGCCGAGGAGTGCTCGCTCTACTTTCTGGATCAGGCGAGCCAGAAGCTCACCCTCGCCGCGACCCGTGGCAAGGGAGTCCGCCCGGCGCGAAAAGAGTACGAGCTGGGCGCGGGACAGACAGGGACGGTCGCGGCAACGGGCGGGGTCGTGCGCGATCTCGATGAGATGCGCGCTTTTTTAGGGGTCCCGATTCCGTCTGTGGCAGGCACGGTCGGAGTACTCCGGGTGATCCGCAAGGAGTCCAGCTCGCCTTGGTTCCCCAATGACTTCACGGATGTCGAGGAAGAGGCTCTGCTCACGATTGCAGCACAGGTCGGGGCGGCGATGGACAACGCGCGGCTCTTTGCACGGCTCATGCAGTCCGAGCGCATGGCATCGTGGGGGGAGATGAGCGCACAGTCCAGTCATATCATCGGCAACCGGGTCTTTGTCATTAAAGGCAACCTCAACGAACTGGAATACGTGCTCCAGAACGGCGGAGAGGTTCGTCCGCTGGTAGAGGGAATGAAGCAAGGGCTCTACAGGTTGGAGGAGATCCTGGCCGAGTTTCGGGACTTCGTGATGGCAGGGAACTTGGCCCCAACACCAGGCGATCTCAATGAGCTGACCCAAGTCGCGCTGGGGGAGACATTTCCCAAGCGCGGCAGTGTGGTTCTAGAGGCCCTCTACTCCCCTGAGGCACTCCCCATCTTGGCGGATGGCGCAAAACTCAAGCGCGCCCTCTCGGAGCTAATCGAGAATGCGGTGACCTTTATGGAGGCGCAGGGGGGAGGGACCCTGACCGTGACAACCCGTAAGAGCGGGCGCCGAGAGCCCCTGCCCAACCGGATGTCTCTGCCCCGAGGCGACTATGCCCTCCTCACGTTTCGAGACACCGGCCCCGGTGTCCCGGAGCCCGAGAAAGAGAAGATCTTCCGCCCCTTTATCACCTCACGTGCACGGGGGATGGGGCTAGGGCTGGCAATTGTAAAAGGTATCATTGAGGCGCACCACGGCGGCATCGTCGAGACGGGCGCGCACGGGCAGGGCGCATGCTTTGAGATCGCGCTGCCACTGAAAAAGGGAGGAAAATGA
- a CDS encoding AAA family ATPase — protein MRAFSDKLVGRDEALGALVRSVCAHRLVTLYGPAGGGKSALAHAAAHRLAEAGAFPAGVFWVSLRGVRHADIAQEAVVRQVPSSAEAALVILDSLEWPALVTPLLARFPTLHLLTTAHAPLGLPHEQALELPLLHVSEARRLLVGWSRKELDPEEAASVARFLDGNPQAVRLVAALLETEPLTALRVRLETQLTALTLHGGTATPLTIARDLLLERLPEGVGRLLGVLSLFATGARAEDIEVSWGKGWQRSMDVLVRAGLVAEDEGRYQVVIALPEAPPQAQLGPTGVLLALALGHLRLHEPEPAFDLAERALAVAREGQNREGFASALLVLGRITLTDDPARAVLLFEEAAAHFENLGQRASQAEARRWQGVAFAQLGEPEAALSALYDVQQAQHDPATERLFAELQTLLTDRGGGSLLAALAMDTTSIRETGLLAARVRLGLPGK, from the coding sequence TTGCGGGCGTTTTCGGATAAGCTGGTCGGTCGGGATGAGGCTCTGGGGGCGCTGGTGCGCTCGGTCTGTGCCCATCGGCTCGTGACGCTCTACGGCCCTGCGGGGGGCGGTAAGAGTGCGCTTGCCCACGCCGCCGCCCACCGCCTGGCCGAGGCAGGAGCGTTTCCGGCGGGAGTGTTCTGGGTGAGCCTGCGAGGGGTGCGCCACGCCGACATCGCCCAAGAGGCAGTCGTCCGCCAGGTGCCGTCGAGTGCGGAGGCAGCACTCGTGATCCTCGACAGCCTGGAGTGGCCCGCGCTGGTGACTCCGCTCCTCGCTCGCTTTCCCACACTCCACCTGCTCACCACGGCGCACGCCCCGCTCGGGCTGCCACACGAGCAGGCCCTGGAGCTTCCTCTGCTACATGTCAGCGAGGCACGGCGCTTGCTCGTGGGCTGGAGCCGCAAGGAGCTCGACCCCGAAGAGGCCGCGTCGGTGGCGCGCTTCCTCGATGGCAACCCCCAGGCCGTGCGTCTCGTGGCCGCGCTCCTGGAGACCGAGCCGCTGACCGCGCTACGGGTGCGCCTGGAGACACAGCTCACGGCCCTGACCCTGCACGGTGGGACCGCCACCCCGCTGACTATCGCCCGTGATCTGCTTCTGGAGCGCCTGCCCGAGGGGGTGGGGCGGCTGCTGGGGGTACTCTCTCTCTTTGCGACCGGGGCACGGGCGGAGGATATCGAGGTGAGCTGGGGCAAGGGCTGGCAGCGCTCGATGGACGTTCTGGTGCGTGCGGGGCTGGTCGCCGAGGACGAAGGACGCTACCAGGTGGTGATCGCCTTGCCCGAGGCGCCGCCGCAGGCACAGCTCGGGCCCACTGGTGTCTTGCTGGCGCTGGCCTTGGGGCACCTGCGCCTACACGAGCCCGAGCCCGCATTTGATCTGGCCGAGCGTGCGCTGGCTGTCGCGCGGGAGGGACAGAACCGGGAGGGCTTTGCCAGTGCGCTCCTAGTGCTGGGCCGCATCACCCTCACCGATGACCCGGCGCGGGCGGTCTTGCTCTTTGAAGAAGCCGCCGCCCACTTTGAGAACCTTGGGCAGAGAGCGAGTCAGGCCGAGGCGCGGCGCTGGCAGGGAGTGGCCTTTGCCCAGCTTGGCGAGCCCGAGGCGGCCCTGAGCGCGCTCTACGATGTCCAGCAAGCCCAGCACGATCCCGCCACCGAGCGCCTCTTTGCCGAGCTCCAGACCCTCCTCACCGACCGGGGCGGCGGCTCGCTCCTGGCCGCACTCGCCATGGACACGACCTCGATCCGCGAGACCGGTCTCCTTGCCGCACGGGTACGGCTCGGCCTGCCGGGGAAGTAG
- a CDS encoding HupE/UreJ family protein, with protein MKRLTLGLLLLLLTALPSLAHDPRYSSIILHLETNQLRISLVAPVGKEVGLRQRLVLEADGKPVVTEGESLLPDPSNRTVLLDTYAAVARPRQLSVGKRLFPEDPQSRTIVMLYSRGSLVREEVLDAAHPSFTWTDQQAPESALSVARRFVVEGVSHIFSGPDHVLFIVGLLLLGGSLRQLVKIATAFTLAHSVTLCLAATKTVTLSPSIVEPLIALSIVAVGVDNLLTKPGERDVRAWMALGFGLIHGFGFASALAEVGLPKQALGLSLGAFNVGVELGQLAIVLAVAPALALLNRKAPRAGRRAVLAGTVTVILLGALWFLQRI; from the coding sequence ATGAAACGCCTCACGCTCGGCTTGCTCTTGCTCCTCCTGACGGCGCTCCCCAGCCTTGCCCACGACCCGCGCTATAGCAGTATCATCCTGCACCTAGAGACCAACCAGCTACGGATTAGCCTAGTCGCCCCCGTGGGAAAAGAGGTGGGCCTGCGCCAGCGCCTCGTGCTGGAGGCCGACGGCAAGCCCGTGGTCACGGAGGGCGAGAGCCTGCTCCCCGACCCAAGCAACCGCACCGTCTTGCTGGATACCTACGCCGCCGTGGCGCGCCCGCGGCAGCTCTCGGTTGGCAAGCGCCTCTTCCCCGAAGACCCGCAGAGCCGGACGATTGTCATGCTCTACTCACGCGGGAGCCTGGTGCGTGAGGAGGTGCTTGATGCGGCGCACCCGAGCTTTACTTGGACAGACCAGCAGGCCCCGGAGTCGGCGCTCTCCGTGGCGCGGCGCTTTGTTGTAGAGGGAGTCTCGCACATCTTCTCCGGCCCGGACCATGTCTTGTTCATTGTCGGGCTGCTCTTGTTGGGCGGCTCGCTGCGGCAGCTCGTTAAGATCGCGACCGCGTTCACTCTGGCGCACTCGGTCACCCTCTGCCTCGCCGCCACCAAGACCGTCACTCTCTCGCCGTCGATTGTGGAGCCCCTGATCGCGCTCTCGATTGTAGCCGTGGGGGTGGACAACCTCCTCACCAAGCCGGGGGAGCGCGATGTGCGTGCCTGGATGGCGCTGGGCTTTGGCCTGATCCATGGCTTTGGGTTTGCGAGCGCCCTCGCCGAGGTCGGGCTTCCCAAGCAGGCGCTGGGGCTCTCGCTGGGCGCGTTCAATGTGGGGGTGGAGCTGGGGCAGCTCGCGATTGTCCTGGCGGTTGCTCCGGCGCTAGCGCTTCTAAACCGAAAAGCGCCCCGTGCGGGCCGCCGGGCCGTGCTTGCGGGCACCGTGACCGTAATTCTCCTCGGGGCGCTCTGGTTCTTGCAGCGGATCTAG
- a CDS encoding type II secretion system protein, with product MNPRRAFTLIELLTVIAIIAVLAAILFPVFSQARAKARQLSCLSNQHQLGMAARMYMTDNDGSLFHHHEEWVLDDGSTVQQLPQSIDSCAGGGFGNSHAEAPWLGALTPYLKSTQVAQCPEAPTGQSYLLNSIFTHKSCRYALEGVLGDFASEPLVAALPNPNLILFSERNAANTPDQDDYDTWVGEPALVEWLQYNRHSDGANYTYTDGHARWLRWSRARLDQFPDHVVRRPLEEPLP from the coding sequence ATGAATCCACGACGCGCCTTTACGCTCATTGAGCTACTTACCGTCATCGCCATTATCGCGGTTCTCGCCGCCATTCTCTTTCCCGTTTTTTCTCAGGCACGTGCCAAGGCGCGGCAGCTCAGCTGTCTCTCGAACCAGCACCAGCTGGGGATGGCGGCCCGGATGTACATGACCGACAACGACGGTAGCCTCTTCCACCACCACGAGGAGTGGGTGCTCGACGATGGCTCGACCGTTCAACAGCTCCCGCAGAGCATCGACTCTTGTGCAGGAGGAGGCTTTGGCAACAGCCACGCCGAGGCACCCTGGCTCGGTGCGCTGACGCCGTACTTAAAAAGCACCCAAGTGGCCCAGTGCCCCGAGGCTCCCACCGGCCAGAGCTACCTGCTCAACTCTATCTTCACCCACAAGTCCTGCCGCTACGCGCTGGAGGGCGTCCTAGGCGACTTCGCCTCCGAGCCGCTGGTGGCCGCGCTTCCCAACCCCAACCTGATCCTCTTCTCCGAGCGCAATGCAGCCAACACGCCCGATCAGGACGACTACGACACCTGGGTCGGGGAGCCTGCGCTGGTGGAGTGGCTCCAGTACAACCGGCATAGCGACGGCGCAAACTATACCTACACCGACGGCCACGCGCGCTGGCTTCGCTGGAGCCGTGCCCGCCTCGACCAGTTCCCCGACCATGTTGTCCGTCGCCCCTTAGAGGAACCGCTCCCATGA
- a CDS encoding tetratricopeptide repeat protein: protein MRRGIAHVLVFAVGGFVWAGKHLAPQAPTPRPHPHVPYDPTEVERSVRFLEARALSDPQGATGLAMLASAYLRRQSEGGDPDDLLRAEASARRSLSVRSHNNPIGHWALAKALMGRHAFTEAHAVALKLGDGALAAECDIELGNYDRARQLLAEAASRRPNDPVVRVLQARLWELVGKVQLAEDAYRSALQLIEAHFEASAPSRAWFHDRLATFLATQGRFTAAQSEFEAARDAYPDDRHATLGLAQLAADQGNTAEAKKLAATVALPEASMLLYKLGDTSQWERITSEASGRHVHGRALALFFADTGRNSEEAVRLMRADGKQRQDIYTADALAWSLYRAGQKAEAQTYARLALATGTRDRLIVGHAQQILSEKAP, encoded by the coding sequence GTGCGACGCGGGATCGCCCATGTGCTGGTCTTTGCCGTAGGGGGCTTTGTCTGGGCCGGGAAGCACCTCGCGCCCCAGGCCCCCACGCCGAGGCCCCACCCCCATGTCCCCTACGACCCGACGGAGGTGGAGCGGAGTGTCCGGTTTCTCGAAGCCCGCGCCCTCTCCGACCCGCAGGGTGCCACGGGACTCGCGATGCTGGCCAGTGCCTACCTGCGCCGGCAGAGCGAGGGGGGCGATCCCGACGATCTCCTCCGGGCCGAGGCGAGCGCTCGTCGCTCGCTCTCGGTGCGGAGCCACAACAACCCCATCGGCCACTGGGCGCTTGCCAAGGCGCTCATGGGGCGCCATGCCTTCACCGAGGCGCACGCAGTGGCTCTGAAGCTCGGCGATGGTGCCCTCGCGGCGGAGTGCGATATCGAGCTAGGCAACTACGATAGAGCGCGCCAGCTCCTGGCCGAGGCGGCATCGCGCCGCCCCAACGATCCCGTGGTGCGCGTCCTCCAAGCCCGCCTCTGGGAGCTCGTGGGAAAGGTCCAGCTCGCCGAGGACGCCTACCGGAGCGCACTCCAGCTCATCGAGGCCCACTTCGAGGCCTCCGCTCCCAGCCGCGCCTGGTTCCACGACCGCCTCGCGACCTTTCTGGCGACCCAAGGCCGCTTCACCGCCGCCCAGAGCGAGTTTGAGGCCGCTCGGGACGCCTACCCCGACGACCGCCACGCCACGCTCGGGCTAGCCCAGCTCGCCGCCGACCAGGGCAATACCGCCGAGGCCAAGAAGCTCGCCGCCACCGTCGCGCTCCCCGAGGCCAGCATGCTCCTCTACAAGCTCGGCGACACGTCGCAGTGGGAGCGGATCACGTCGGAGGCCAGCGGCCGGCATGTCCACGGCCGCGCCCTCGCCCTGTTCTTCGCCGACACGGGCAGGAATAGCGAAGAGGCGGTGCGCCTGATGCGCGCCGACGGGAAGCAGCGCCAGGATATCTACACCGCCGATGCCCTCGCCTGGTCGCTCTACCGAGCGGGGCAGAAGGCCGAGGCCCAGACCTACGCCCGCCTCGCTCTCGCCACCGGAACCCGCGACCGGCTTATTGTCGGCCACGCCCAGCAGATCCTCTCGGAGAAAGCGCCATGA
- a CDS encoding DUF4331 family protein has translation MKQLFLLIPIAVLAGCGGVSRNPQTFLQVDRLARPAVNEVFATVAGDRHKVNDENNPTDDAGQLANDIQGFMTGTAGRSQAITNVVKAVLVPDVLVADLNQTDSAAYLGAETGGATGGKFGGRKLTDDVVDISLGVIFGGTVPALGLAPDDNKEIPTLTSDNVGASGKRFTSTFPYLGAPR, from the coding sequence ATGAAACAACTCTTTTTACTGATACCGATTGCCGTGCTTGCGGGCTGCGGCGGTGTCTCCCGAAATCCCCAGACCTTCCTGCAAGTGGATCGCCTGGCACGCCCCGCGGTCAACGAGGTCTTTGCCACCGTCGCGGGAGACCGGCACAAGGTCAACGATGAGAACAACCCCACCGACGACGCTGGCCAGCTCGCCAACGATATCCAGGGCTTTATGACCGGCACCGCGGGGCGCTCCCAGGCGATCACCAACGTGGTCAAGGCGGTTCTTGTCCCCGATGTGCTGGTCGCAGACCTGAACCAGACCGACTCGGCGGCCTACCTCGGCGCGGAGACGGGCGGGGCGACCGGGGGGAAGTTCGGCGGGCGCAAGCTCACCGACGATGTCGTGGATATCTCGCTGGGGGTGATCTTTGGGGGGACAGTTCCCGCTCTAGGGCTGGCTCCCGATGACAACAAAGAGATCCCGACCCTGACCAGCGACAATGTGGGGGCGAGCGGGAAGCGCTTCACGAGCACCTTCCCCTACCTGGGAGCACCACGCTAG